One Aspergillus oryzae RIB40 DNA, chromosome 2 genomic window carries:
- a CDS encoding uncharacterized protein (permease of the major facilitator superfamily) — translation MATDKGVTTKLVDDHNGRYYTEPATDSKGTYQVETRPYEESTNSHASNPFADPEVAERYALIYEKAQYECRHVFDPTLTWTPEEERALVRKLDWRVCLWACVMFFGLQVDRGNLVQAVSDNLLDDLNLSSNDYNTGNTIFYISFLLAELPSQLISKKIGPDRWIPMQISLWSIVATCQAGLMGRSSFYATRALLGILEGGFIPDIVLWLSYFYTSKELPTRLSIFWTALSLTTIVTSFMAFGILHMRGVLGWAGWRWLFLIEGLITLLIGLASFFRMPASAVETKKWFRPKGWFTDREVRIVVNRVLRDDPSKGDMHNRQAITLPRLWNALCDYDLWPIYLIGLIAYTPMVPVKSYITLTLKDLGFNTFVTNLLTIPNNVGHIILLLALTRLSVWLNERSLTSMLQCVWTLPCVIALRFWPGTMENAWGTFSVVTVLLSYPYCHAIVVGWASKNSNNVGTRTVSAALYNMCVQLGNIIGNNVYREDDKPKYRRGNAVLLALNILGVLLFIGTKVYYILRNRHRERVWNSMTEEQRQDYLNNTTDTGSKRLDFRFAH, via the exons ATGGCCACCGACAAAGGAGTGACCACGAAGTTAGTAGACGATCACAACGGGCGCTACTACACCGAGCCAGCGACAGATTCCAAGGGTACATATCAGGTGGAGACACGACCGTATGAGGAGTCTACAAATTCTCATGCGAGTAATCCCTTCGCTGATCCGGAGGTCGCGGAGCGATATGCCTTGATCTATGAGAAAGCGCAGTATGAATGTCGACATGTTTTTGACCCGACGTTGACTTGGACtccggaggaggagagggcgTTGGTGCGGAAGTTGGATTGGAGGGTTTGTTTGTGGGCT TGTGTGATGTTCTTTGGGTTGCAGGTCGACCGAGGGAATTTGGTTCAGGCTGTGTCTGATAATTTGTTGGATGATCTTAATCTTTCTTCGAATG ACTATAACACAGGGAATActatattctatatttcGTTTCTCCTAGCTGAGCTTCCCTCGCAGTTGATATCCAAGAAGATCGGTCCCGATCGATGGATCCCTATGCAGATTTCGCTGTGGTCTATAGTAGCCACCTGCCAAGCTGGTCTGATGGGGAGGTCTTCGTTTTATGCGACGCGGGCACTCCTAGGAATCCTAGAG GGGGGATTCATCCCGGACATCGTCCTTTGGTTATCTTACTTCTATACTAGCAAAGAGCTTCCGACTCGACTAAG TATCTTCTGGACCGCCCTGTCCTTGACAACGATCGTCACATCATTCATGGCGTTCGGCATCCTCCACATGCGCGGCGTCCTCGGATGGGCCGGATGGAG ATGGCTTTTTCTGATTGAAGGCTTAATAACCCTCCTCATCGGACTGGCATCGTTCTTCCGAATGCCCGCCTCAGCAGTAGAGACGAAGAAATGGTTCCGTCCTAAGGGCTGGTTCACTGACCGCGAAGTGCGCATCGTCGTCAACCGCGTCCTCCGAGACGATCCCTCGAAAG GAGACATGCATAATCGCCAAGCAATCACACTCCCACGTCTTTGGAACGCCCTTTGCGACTACGATCTCTGGCCCATCTATTTGATAGGTCTTATAGCCTATACTCCGATGGTGCCGGTGAAATCGTACATCACCCTGACCCTAAAGGATCTCGGGTTTAACACC TTCGTAACAAACCTCCTCACAATCCCCAACAACGTAGGCCACATCATTCTCCTGCTGGCCCTTACCCGACTCAGCGTCTGGCTCAACGAGCGCTCCCTAACCTCCATGCTCCAATGTGTTTGGACACTGCCATGTGTCATAGCTTTGCGCTTCTGGCCTGGGACCATGGAGAACGCATGGGGGACATTTTCCGTTGTCACAGTATTGCTTTCTTATCCGTACTGCCATGCGATAGTAGTGGGCTGGGCATCGAAGAATTCAAACAACGTCGGCACTAGGACTGTTTCAGCGGCACTATATAACA TGTGCGTCCAACTAGGCAACATCATCGGCAACAACGTCTACCGAGAAGACGACAAGCCGAAATACCGAAGGGGTAACgctgttcttcttgcgctgAATATTCTGGGCGTTTTGCTGTTCATCGGGACGAAAGTGTATTATATATTGAGGAATCGACATCGGGAGAGGGTGTGGAATAGCATGACTGAGGAG CAACGACAGGATTATTTAAATAATACGACTGATACGGGGAGTAAGCGGTTGGATTTTCGGTTTGCGCACTGA
- a CDS encoding M28 family metallopeptidase (transferrin receptor and related proteins containing the protease-associated (PA) domain) — protein sequence MRSLLWASLLSGVLAGRALVSPDEFPEDIQLEDLLEGSQQLEDFAYAYPERNRVFGGKAHDDTVNYLYEELKKTGYYDVYKQPQVHLWSNADQTLKVGDEEIEAKTMTYSPSVEVTADVAVVKNLGCSEADYPSDVEGKVALIKRGECPFGDKSVLAAKAKAAASIVYNNVAGSMAGTLGAAQSDKGPYSAIVGISLEDGQKLIKLAEAGSVSVDLWVDSKQENRTTYNVVAQTKGGDPNNVVALGGHTDSVEAGPGINDDGSGIISNLVIAKALTQYSVKNAVRFLFWTAEEFGLLGSNYYVSHLNATELNKIRLYLNFDMIASPNYALMIYDGDGSAFNQSGPAGSAQIEKLFEDYYDSIDLPHIPTQFDGRSDYEAFILNGIPSGGLFTGAEGIMSEENASRWGGQAGVAYDANYHAAGDNMTNLNHEAFLINSKATAFAVATYANDLSSIPKRNTTSSLHRRARTMRPFGKRAPKTHAHVSGSGCWHSQVEA from the exons ATGAGGTCGCTTTTGTGGGCTTCGTTGCTTTCGGGCGTGTTGGCTGGGAGGGCGCTTGTTTCGCCG GATGAGTTCCCCGAGGATATTCAGTTGGAAGATCTGCTGGAAGGATCCCAACAGCTTGAGGACTTCGCCTATGCCTACCCCGAGCGCAATCGCGTCTTTGGTGGTAAAGCCCACGACGACACGGTTAACTATCTCTAcgaggagctgaagaagactggctACTATGATGTCTACAAGCAGCCTCAGGTGCACCTGTGGAGCAATGCCGACCAGACGCTCAAGGTGGGCGATGAGGAAATCGAGGCGAAGACCATGACCTACAGTCCCAGCGTCGAGGTCACCGCCGATGTAGCCGTCGTCAAGAACCTGGGATGCAGCGAGGCGGATTACCCATCCGATGTCGAGGGCAAGGTCGCCCTGATCAAGCGTGGAGAATGCCCGTTCGGCGACAAGTCGGTTCTCGctgccaaagccaaggccgCGGCTTCGATTGTCTATAACAATGTGGCCGGATCCATGGCGGGCACCCTTGGCGCGGCGCAGAGTGATAAGGGACCGTATTCGGCCATTGTCGGTATCAGCTTGGAGGATGGCCAGAAGCTGATCAAGCTTGCTGAGGCTGGATCGGTATCTGTGGATCTGTGGGTGGATAGTAAGCAGGAGAACCGTACGACGTATAACGTTGTCGCGCAGACGAAGGGCGGCGATCCGAACAACGTCGTCGCGCTGGGTGGCCACACGGACTCAGTCGAGGCGGGCCCTGGTATCAACGACGATGGCTCGGGCATTATTAGCAACTTGGTCATTGCCAAAGCGCTCACGCAGTACTCCGTCAAGAATGCCGTGCGCTTCCTCTTCTGGACAGCAGAGGAGTTCGGTCTGCTGGGCAGCAACTACTACGTCTCCCATCTGAATGCCACCGAGCTGAACAAGATCCGACTGTACCTGAACTTCGACATGATCGCCTCACCTAACTACGCCCTCATGATCTATGACGGTGATGGATCGGCGTTCAACCAGAGCGGACCGGCCGGTTCCGCCCAGATCGAGAAACTGTTCGAGGACTACTACGACTCCATCGACCTGCCTCATATCCCCACCCAGTTTGACGGACGTTCCGACTACGAGGCCTTTATCCTGAACGGCATTCCGTCCGGTGGACTCTTCACGGGCGCCGAGGGCATCATGTCCGAAGAGAACGCAAGCCGCTGGGGAGGTCAAGCCGGCGTGGCCTACGACGCCAACTACCACGCCGCGGGAGACAACATGACCAACCTCAACCATGAAGCCTTCCTGATCAACTCCAAAGCCACCGCCTTCGCCGTCGCCACCTACGCCAACGACCTCTCCTCGATCCCCAAACGGAATACCACATCCTCCTTGCACCGACGAGCCCGCACCATGCGACCATTCGGCAAGAGAGCTCCGAAGACACACGCTCACGTATCAGGATCCGGATGCTGGCATTCTCAAGTCGAGGCATAG